From Solanum lycopersicum chromosome 4, SLM_r2.1:
TGGAAAGAAATTACCACTCTTTGTGCCTACATAAGTGATGAAATGAACCAATAAATGATATATTTCACAATAGCCAAAGGTTGCCTCTAAAAGATGTAGGGAACACCTGTGTACGTcagtagaaaataaaaacaagctGAAACTGCAAGTCCTCCTTTTGGAGAGGGAGTCCAAATATAAGAGTCAAGAGATGATACATATTTATTGTCTAGAATGCATGGCCATCTGTGCAACATAAACTAAAGGAAGGAAAATCACTTTGAATTTAGACATGATTATAGCAAACACTTGAACTTATGATACTGCTGTTAGAATATCTTAAAACATCCATTTTGCACTGCCACTATGAATGTCAAATAACTTTTGTCAGTGTAGCATCTAACTTCTCTCCGATCAATGTGATCCATGCCTGtcaaataaaggagaaaaacatGAGGCAAAGGTGTGTTTGAAAGATGGAAAACGGGGATACTAATATAAAGGGTGAACTTCATAGATATTTGAACAAGTAGTTAGATAACAAATAGAGCTCATACACAGTATAATGACAGCCACGGTAAATAGAGCTCACACACAGTATAATGAAAACCACGGTAAATAGAGCTCACACTCAGTATAAATACAACCATGGAAGTGTTATGTACTTCATGTCACCAAAGTGTAGATAGTATGATCACATAGGCCTCAAACCAAAGGTAGGGGAATATCAGTAACTATATAAGCGCAACATGAATGGTGATCCATACCTGGTCAGAAGATGTAAATCCTCTAATTGTATCACCACCAATTATGGCAATTCCTTTGTCTCCTAAAGGTTGCAAGATTACTGCCTAGTAAAGAAATATGGTTATTAATAACCTTTCGGTAAAGTTTCAACCTATAAACATGACAATATGAAGAATCCATGATAGAAGAGATCCTATAGATGTATATTGGGCAGACACCTTGAATGATAAAACATATTTTGGTGAGAGAAATGCTCATTTTGCGTTTATAGAGGTATATCTTTTAGCACAACTGATATTGTAAACTTGGGTGAAACAAGCCAGAGTGTTGAGCCACTGGGAAAAGGGGGGAGAAAGCAGGAATTAGTACTACCTGTGTATTTGAAGGAAGAAATGGTAGCTCCGACTTCCCAGGATAAAGAGATAAGTTGGCCAAGTAGCTCTCTGAAATACCAACAATCAAGCATGTGTAATTTAAACTTGGGGTCTGAAGATAAATTTAAATGGTGTCTTCATCTTTCAAAACATGCTCTCAGGGCTCATAATCTCATTTGTCCACTTGCCTAATGGAAAACACAGATATAACTATATCTTAAAAGCTAGCacaaaagaaaagttagtgaTATCACTTACGTGATGCAGATTTTAGAACTCCTTGGTAAAGTGATCCTTCTATAAATTTATTACTGTCCACAGCTACTGCATCACTTCCATTAGATAAAGATGCAGCAGCAAACCCAGTTTGAAGGATACATTTTCCATCATAAACAACGACCAGAGACCTGCAGCATGTGACATCTGATAGAGAATTCCATGCCCTGAGGATAGACAAAAGAGCAAGGCAGACATGTTAAATCATCAAGAAGTCACATTCATGATGGCCAAGCTACAAAGGTTTCTCATCTAAAAGTGTCAGGAAATGTATAAAACAGTGCTTTCTTGGTTAGATATCATTTGCATACTGGAACAGTTGCTAGTGGAAGGTTCAGACCAATTGCACTTCAGCACCATCTTGCCCCGCTTTCAATTGATGACTGGTTATTATATAAGTGTGGACCTAAGCCCCTGCGCGTAGAAGTATGTTGAAGGATTTATTTAACACATTCTTTTTCGGGATGAGTTGTCTAATATATCAGTGCTGTAAAGTACACAAGCTGCAATTGTGTTAATGAACGGAAAGTTCACACACCATTCACTATTTAGAAATGATGCCACCTTTTCATTTATACAACCAACTATATTTCAAAGCATCAAATGATGCTCTTTCCCACTATCATTACCAAAAACACACACATTTTTTATATGGAAAATCCAGCCCCCGAGAACGCCTTCTCCTCAGAGGCCAGTGGCTTTTCCCACTTTCTCACCCATTGGTAACTCAAATCCCCAGATTCGTAGTTAGGTGAAGGGTCCCTTCTAAATCAACATAAGCCTATCATGTCAACAAAAAACTTCTCTAAGTACCTCAAAAGACGTAAACATTGAATACTTATAATCTCAACGACTAATTAATAAAGTTTCGTTTTTTGTGCAATAAGCCTCTCTGTCAAAGACTAGTGATCAATTTAAATCAATAAGCATTTGATTCTAGAACCTAGCTCTCTTCCCTATGACTTTGCAAGGAGTATCACGGGgcgaaactttcacatataggtGACCTTCAATCTGAATTTTTCTTCGCTAAGATAAAGATGATCAGTGTCGTTCCTTGAGTACAATGCATATTCATTACATAAATTATGTAATATGTACATATAGCATAaacatatcaaataaatattataagtgATATTAAAGTATAAAAATGAGCAAGTTATAAAGACCTATTTCAAAAAATGTTCCAGCTTAAAGATACAATACCATAGCAGCTCAGAAATAACAAAATCTGGTAGGTGAGAAGCTATTCTTTGGCACTCCACACCCTTAGGATTTACCTGAAAACAAAAGGCTTAAACATATCAGTTAATCATATGGTGTATCTACAGGAGGAGAAATAAACAAGGAGCTGAGGAGAAAGAGTTGGATACAAAGAAAGCAAGTGTGTATACAGCCCTCACCACAGATATGGATTTTGGTCGGATTGAAAGCCAAACAAGACCATTTAAGATGTTGGTAACTGCCAACCCAAGTGTCAATAAATCTGCTCTGGATTGAGAACTGTGTAATTTGGAAGCAAACAGTTAATAATGTGGCCCGTGAACATACAGAAAATTAAACCAAATGGAAGATAGAAAGCTTAAAACTGTTTCCAATGTGATTTGCATAAAAAGAAACTGCTGCTCCTAAAAGAAACATACTTGTTTCAGTTACATATGATTGTCGAAGAACTTATGCATTCAACTCAAAATCTATGGGTAATAGGTGGAGTAATTCAAAATCGGTATTAACTGATTTGGAAATAATTGTTTAACCAACATGGGACTTTTCTCATACTACATTTTTAACACCGTCTCTCGTCTCAATAAGCTTA
This genomic window contains:
- the LOC101258059 gene encoding protein COFACTOR ASSEMBLY OF COMPLEX C SUBUNIT B CCB4, chloroplastic isoform X2 — encoded protein: MKPRREWIADWVSNNDDLVRSMPIYVGGLSLLAVLFNRTLSGIAPVADASSSQSRADLLTLGLAVTNILNGLVWLSIRPKSISVVNPKGVECQRIASHLPDFVISELLWAWNSLSDVTCCRSLVVVYDGKCILQTGFAAASLSNGSDAVAVDSNKFIEGSLYQGVLKSASQSYLANLSLYPGKSELPFLPSNTQAVILQPLGDKGIAIIGGDTIRGFTSSDQAWITLIGEKLDATLTKVI
- the LOC101258059 gene encoding protein COFACTOR ASSEMBLY OF COMPLEX C SUBUNIT B CCB4, chloroplastic isoform X1, whose amino-acid sequence is MEAGNLLRLNQPPQRHVHSRRFSHSRTLTLNVKGEIGYRGMKPRREWIADWVSNNDDLVRSMPIYVGGLSLLAVLFNRTLSGIAPVADASSSQSRADLLTLGLAVTNILNGLVWLSIRPKSISVVNPKGVECQRIASHLPDFVISELLWAWNSLSDVTCCRSLVVVYDGKCILQTGFAAASLSNGSDAVAVDSNKFIEGSLYQGVLKSASQSYLANLSLYPGKSELPFLPSNTQAVILQPLGDKGIAIIGGDTIRGFTSSDQAWITLIGEKLDATLTKVI